In Streptomyces sp. TLI_146, the genomic stretch ATGTGGTCACTCCACAGTAGGAATGTCCCGCCAGGACCGTAAGCGAGACGACGCGGTGATGAGCGGGGCGCTGAGCCAGAGGAACATCACGACGGCCAGCGCGGCCCGGGGGCCGAAGAGGCTGCCCAGGCCGCCGCCGACGAGGCCGCCGAAGAAGAGCATGCCCCGGCTGATGAACCGGACGCAGGCGACGGTCCGTTGCAGCAGGTCGGGTGGTGTCAGCAGTTGTACGAGGGTGGCCTGGCCGACCGTGAACACCGAGAAGCCGGCGTGGAAGAGCAACGCCCCGCTGAAGAAGAGGAGCAGCCCGGAGCCCGGCCGGGTCATCGGCAGGAGCAGGCCCGCCGGGGCGAGGGCGGCGGCGGGGATCCAGACGGCCCGCGCCGTGCCGAGCCGGCGGCTGACGCGGCCCGCGCTGAACGCGCCGATCAGACCGCCGATGCCCACCGACCCGAGCAGCATGCCCAGGGTACCCGGGGCCACCCCGACGTCGTCGGCCAGGAAGAGGACGACGAGTGCCTCGTACGCGGCGAAGCAGCAGTTCCCGACGGCCGAGCCCGCGATCGAGGCCAGGATCACCGGGCGCCGGGTGACGAACCGTACGGCCTCCGACAGTTCGGCCCACATGCCCCTCGCGCCGGATGCCGAAGAGGTGGCCTCGATGTGGGAGCGCATGAGCAGGTTGCACGTCACGGACGCGGCGAAGCCCGCCGAGTTGAGCAGCGGAGCGTGGTCGGGGCCGAGCAGCTGCACCGTGAAGCCCGCCAGGGTCGGGCCGAAGGCGAGCGAGACGGCGCGGGCGATCTGGAGGCGGATGTTGCCGTAGACGAGTTTGTCCTTCGGCAGCATCCGCGGCGGCATGGACAGGTACACGATCTCGTAGAACACCGTCGCGCAACTGACCAGCACATTGGACATGTACAGGTGCCACAGCGCCAGGTGCCCGGTCGCGGCGAGGACCGGCACCATGGTGACGATCAGCGCGCGGCCGAGGTCGGCGAGCAGCAGCATGGTTCTCGGGGGAAGCCTGCCGCTGTACACCCCGGCGGGCAGGGTGAGGATCAGCCAGGGCAGATACCCGGCCGCGGTGATCAGACCGACCTCGCCGACCGACGCCCCGAGGGTCTGGGCGGCGAGCAGCGGGAACGCGACCACCGTGGACATCCCGCACAGCTGGCTGATGCCGCTGCCGATCCACAGCAGCCGGAAGTCCCGTTCGCGGACGGACTCGGGCGCCAGGGTGGCGGGACCGGACATGACAGGTGGCCTCTTCTTCCTCGGTCCGCGTGGGGTCCCGCTCCGGGAGCCCTCGGTGGGTCACGGATGTGCTTGTTCGGCGGGGGTTGCTTCGTCGGCGGCTGCGTTGTCAGGCGATGCCGCGATGAACGCCTCGACCGCGTCGAAGGCCTCCGAGTCGCGGTACTGCCGGGGAGGCGACTTCATGAAGTACGACGACGGCGCGAGCAGCGGCCCGCCGATCCCCCGGTCCAGGGCTATCTTCGCCGCGCGTACGGCGTCGATGATGACGCCTGCGGAGTTGGGCGAGTCCCACACCTCGAGCTTGTACTCCAGGTTCAGCGGTACGTCGCCGAAGGCGCGTCCCTCCAGGCGTACATAGGCCCACTTGCGGTCGTCGAGCCACGGCACATGGTCGGAGGGCCCGATGTGCACGTCGTCCTTGCCCAGGGTGTGGTCGATCTGGGAGGTCACCGCCTGGGTCTTCGACGTCTTCTTCGAGACCAGCCGTTTGCGTTCGAGCATGTTCCGGAAGTCCATGTTGCCGCCGACGTTGAGCTGCATGGTGCGTTCGAGGTGGACGCCGCGGTCCTCGAAGAGGCGGGCCAGCACCCGGTGGGTGATGGTGGCGCCGACCTGCGACTTGATGTCGTCGCCGATGATCGGCACACCCGCCTCGGTGAACTTCGCCGCCCACTGCGGATCGGAGGCGATGAACACGGGGAGCGCATTGACGAAGGCCACGCCCGCGTCGAGGGCGCACTGGGCGTAGAAACGGTCCGCGTCCTCGCTGCCGACGGGCAGATAGGAGATGAGGACGTCGGCCCCGGTGGCGCGGAGTACGGCGACGACGTCGGCCGGGTCCTCGGCGGACTCCGTGATGGTCTCGCGGTAGTACTGGCCGAGCCCGTCCAGGGTGGGTCCCCGCTGCACGGTGACGCCGGTGGGTGGGACGTCGCAGATGCGGATGGTGTTGTTCTCGGACCGGGAGATGGCGGA encodes the following:
- a CDS encoding MFS transporter, with translation MSGPATLAPESVRERDFRLLWIGSGISQLCGMSTVVAFPLLAAQTLGASVGEVGLITAAGYLPWLILTLPAGVYSGRLPPRTMLLLADLGRALIVTMVPVLAATGHLALWHLYMSNVLVSCATVFYEIVYLSMPPRMLPKDKLVYGNIRLQIARAVSLAFGPTLAGFTVQLLGPDHAPLLNSAGFAASVTCNLLMRSHIEATSSASGARGMWAELSEAVRFVTRRPVILASIAGSAVGNCCFAAYEALVVLFLADDVGVAPGTLGMLLGSVGIGGLIGAFSAGRVSRRLGTARAVWIPAAALAPAGLLLPMTRPGSGLLLFFSGALLFHAGFSVFTVGQATLVQLLTPPDLLQRTVACVRFISRGMLFFGGLVGGGLGSLFGPRAALAVVMFLWLSAPLITASSRLRSWRDIPTVE
- a CDS encoding inositol-3-phosphate synthase, translating into MSKIRVAIAGIGNCAASLVQGVHYYADADPALRVPGLMHVEFGGYHVRDLEFVAAFDVDAKKVGQDLSSAISRSENNTIRICDVPPTGVTVQRGPTLDGLGQYYRETITESAEDPADVVAVLRATGADVLISYLPVGSEDADRFYAQCALDAGVAFVNALPVFIASDPQWAAKFTEAGVPIIGDDIKSQVGATITHRVLARLFEDRGVHLERTMQLNVGGNMDFRNMLERKRLVSKKTSKTQAVTSQIDHTLGKDDVHIGPSDHVPWLDDRKWAYVRLEGRAFGDVPLNLEYKLEVWDSPNSAGVIIDAVRAAKIALDRGIGGPLLAPSSYFMKSPPRQYRDSEAFDAVEAFIAASPDNAAADEATPAEQAHP